From Vitis vinifera cultivar Pinot Noir 40024 chromosome 14, ASM3070453v1, a single genomic window includes:
- the LOC100249319 gene encoding probable protein phosphatase 2C 5: MSETEVSRMKSSLVPLATLIGRELRNEKVEKPYIKYGQAALAKKGEDYFLIKTDCQRVPGNPSTSFSVFAIFDGHNGISAAIFAKENLLNNVLSAIPQGIGREGWLQALPRALVAGFVKTDIEFQQKGETSGTTVTFVVIDGWTVTVASVGDSRCILDTQGGVVSLLTVDHRLEENAEERERVTASGGEVGRLNVFGGNEVGPLRCWPGGLCLSRSIGDTDVGEFIVPIPHVKQVKLSNAGGRLIIASDGIWDALSSDMAAKSCRGLPAELAAKLVVKEALRSRGLKDDTTCLVVDMIPSDNPVLPPTPKKKQNMLSSFIFGKRSQNFMNKSTNKLSAVGVVEELFEEGSAMLAERLGKDIPSNTNSGLFRCAVCQVDQDQSPSDGLSVNSGPFFSPASKPWEGPFLCANCRKKKDAMEGKRPSRPTITA; encoded by the exons ATGAGTGAGACTGAAGTTTCGAGGATGAAGTCTTCTCTGGTTCCGCTGGCAACCTTGATTGGTCGCGAGCTTAGGAACGAGAAGGTCGAGAAACCTTATATTAAGTATGGACAGGCTGCTTTGGCAAAGAAAGGGGAGGATTATTTTCTGATCAAAACCGATTGCCAGAGGGTTCCTGGGAATCCGTCGACTTCGTTTTCAGTCTTTGCG ATTTTTGATGGGCATAATGGTATATCTGCTGCTATCTTTGCAAAGGAGAATTTATTGAATAATGTTTTGAGTGCAATTCCTCAAGGCATTGGTCGGGAAGGTTGGCTTCAAGCCCTTCCTCGGGCTCTGGTTGCCGGATTTGTGAAAACTGATATAGAATTTCAGCAGAAAG GTGAAACTTCTGGCACGACAGTGACATTTGTTGTGATTGACGGGTGGACGGTGACTGTTGCATCTGTAGGGGATTCTCGATGCATATTGGACACACAGGGTGGTGTGGTTTCTTTGTTAACAGTTGATCACAGGCTGGAAGAGAATGCAGAAGAAAGGGAACGTGTCACTGCAAGTGGGGGTGAAGTTGGAAGGCTGAATGTTTTTGGGGGCAATGAG GTTGGCCCACTCCGCTGCTGGCCTGGTGGATTATGTCTCTCCAGGTCAATTGGTGACACAGATGTGGGAGAATTCATTGTCCCAATACCACATGTTAAGCAAGTGAAG CTTTCAAATGCTGGGGGACGGCTTATTATTGCTTCTGATGGAATCTGGGATGCTTTATCATCTGACATGGCTGCTAAGTCTTGTCGGGGTTTGCCTGCAGAGCTTGCTGCAAAGCTGGTTGTTAAG GAAGCTTTAAGGTCAAGGGGCTTGAAGGATGATACAACATGCCTAGTTGTTGATATGATTCCATCAGATAATCCTGTCTTACCTCCAACAccaaagaagaaacaaaacatGCTCAGTTCATTTATCTTTGGGAAGAGATCTCAGAATTTTATgaacaaatcaacaaataagCTTTCTGCAGTCGGGGTTGTGGAGGAGTTGTTTGAAGAGGGTTCTGCAATGCTTGCGGAAAG GTTGGGTAAAGATATTCCTTCAAACACCAACTCTGGGCTTTTCAGATGTGCAGTCTGCCAAGTGGATCAAGATCAGTCACCAAGCGATGGTTTATCAGTGAACTCTGGACCGTTCTTCTCACCTGCATCCAAGCCATGGGAAGGTCCCTTCCTCTGTGCAAACTGTCGGAAAAAGAAAGACGCCATGGAAGGAAAAAGGCCAAGCAGACCTACAATCACCGCATAA
- the LOC104881365 gene encoding wall-associated receptor kinase-like 20, which produces MNVREMMSVLIMFVLVSISHVSALEACPNCGSMQVPYPLSTNDNCGNPRYRVYCNNGSLEFLSAQNFFYQILSINPSAYKFIIRPPLIQKNTCYSSDLDVGGLLLDENSPFNISTHNTVMLFNCSETILLSPLNCSSVSPCRQFEKVEAESGCIDTLCCSFLKDSAMTSHRIRVRVGGCTAYTSVVDFNPDRTVESWNYGIELQWVPPN; this is translated from the coding sequence ATGAATGTGAGAGAGATGATGTCTGTTCTGATCATGTTTGTGCTTGTTTCTATAAGCCATGTTTCTGCACTTGAAGCCTGCCCTAACTGTGGCAGCATGCAAGTTCCATACCCTCTTAGCACCAATGACAATTGTGGGAACCCTAGGTACAGAGTTTACTGTAACAATGGAAGCCTAGAGTTCTTGTCAGCGCAAAATTTTTTCTATCAGATCCTCAGCATTAACCCTAGTGCTTATAAGTTCATCATACGTCCACCCCTCATACAGAAAAACACATGTTATTCTTCTGATCTTGATGTAGGAGGTTTGCTTCTTGATGAGAACTCTCCCTTCAACATATCTACTCATAACACTGTTATGTTATTTAACTGCTCTGAAACTATTCTTTTGTCACCATTGAATTGTTCCTCAGTCAGCCCTTGTAGGCAGTTTGAGAAGGTGGAGGCTGAAAGTGGGTGTATAGACACTCTGTGCTGCTCCTTCTTGAAAGATTCAGCCATGACGTCACATAGAATTCGGGTCAGAGTTGGTGGGTGCACTGCTTATACTTCTGTGGTGGATTTCAATCCAGACCGGACTGTTGAGTCATGGAACTATGGCATTGAGCTACAATGGGTGCCCCCTAACTGA